GGCAAGCGTAGTGGAGATTTCTGATTATTTGCGAGCGAAGATGATTCGTGTGGCAGCCGTGAGGCAGTCCTTGATACATCCTGAGGTTGTCTTGGTCAGCCAACAGTTGGACCGACATATTTTTCAAGCGCAAAAGGTACTCGTTGACCCTGAACTCATTTCTGTCCAGCAGTCACAAGGACTGTTGCCAGGCTCCACGTCCGTGGTGTCCATTCATCACGGTATTAGGGCACTGGCAAACAGGTCTTGGAAGTCAGGCCTCATCTCTAGATTTTATCCACGACCAAATCAATAGGAGTAAAATGAGGGCCCCTATCAAAGGAATGACAACATCTTTAAATCCTAGTACGATGTAGTGCACAGTCATGCCTCCATTCAACCGTTACACACAACAGGATAACTTCTTTTAGATAACAGTTCAACGCACAAGAAGGAAATGGAGACACCCGGCAGTTCAACAAGCCATGGTCATCGCACCATGGCTTTTTTGTCGTCGTCAGTGCCGCCAGGCCTGTTGTGTCTTGCGTCGTCAGTGCCGCCAGGC
The Alicyclobacillus curvatus genome window above contains:
- a CDS encoding aspartyl-phosphate phosphatase Spo0E family protein — encoded protein: MMASVVEISDYLRAKMIRVAAVRQSLIHPEVVLVSQQLDRHIFQAQKVLVDPELISVQQSQGLLPGSTSVVSIHHGIRALANRSWKSGLISRFYPRPNQ